Proteins found in one Flavobacterium channae genomic segment:
- a CDS encoding DUF6428 family protein → MKLSEIKSELKKLSAIAFQLPNGELVPNHFHVTEVGKVSKHFIDCGGTVRTEEVVNFQLWEANDYGHRLHPEKLLHIIELSEKTLGLPEAEIEVEYQMATTIGKFNLDFDGTNFLLTTKVTDCLAKDKCGIPTEKPKVKIGEWKPKETSCCSPDSGCC, encoded by the coding sequence ATGAAACTTTCAGAGATAAAATCAGAATTAAAAAAGTTATCAGCTATAGCTTTTCAATTGCCAAATGGCGAATTAGTTCCTAATCACTTTCATGTAACTGAAGTAGGAAAAGTGAGTAAACATTTTATCGATTGTGGTGGAACTGTAAGAACAGAAGAAGTGGTTAATTTTCAACTTTGGGAGGCTAATGATTATGGTCATCGTTTGCATCCTGAAAAATTACTTCATATTATCGAACTTTCAGAGAAAACATTAGGGTTGCCAGAGGCTGAAATCGAAGTAGAATATCAAATGGCAACTACTATTGGTAAATTTAATTTGGATTTTGACGGAACTAATTTTTTATTAACTACAAAAGTAACGGATTGTTTGGCAAAAGATAAATGTGGAATTCCAACTGAGAAACCAAAAGTAAAAATAGGCGAGTGGAAGCCAAAAGAAACTTCTTGTTGCTCACCAGATTCAGGTTGTTGTTAA
- a CDS encoding ArsR/SmtB family transcription factor yields MGASKSDSFSIEHNEMANLFKALSHPARVAIVEYLLSVDSCICGDIVEVLPLAQPTVSQHLKELKNANIIKGSIDGTAICYCINPTTIEIIEKYFGSINKQLKNKCC; encoded by the coding sequence ATGGGAGCATCAAAATCAGATTCTTTTTCAATAGAGCACAATGAGATGGCAAACTTATTTAAGGCGTTATCACATCCAGCACGCGTTGCTATTGTAGAGTATTTACTTTCGGTTGATAGTTGTATTTGTGGTGATATTGTGGAAGTGTTGCCTTTGGCTCAACCTACTGTTTCTCAACATTTAAAAGAGCTTAAAAATGCTAATATCATAAAAGGAAGTATTGATGGAACAGCTATTTGCTATTGTATCAATCCAACTACTATTGAAATTATCGAAAAGTATTTCGGTTCTATAAATAAACAGCTTAAAAATAAGTGTTGCTAA
- the rpsA gene encoding 30S ribosomal protein S1: protein MSEINKTQEEFLANFNWHNYAEGIDQVDEKNLQEFEDLVTKTFISTGEEEVVEGVVVRITDRDAIVDINAKSEGVISLNEFRYNPNLKVGDKVEVLIDVREDKTGQLVLSHRKARTIKAWDRVIAANETGEIVNGFVKCRTKGGMIVDVFGIEAFLPGSQIDVKPIRDYDQYVNKTMEFKVVKINHEFKNVVVSHKALIEADIEVQKKEIIGQLEKGQVLEGVVKNITSYGVFIDLGGVDGLIHITDLSWSRINHPSEVLELDQKLNVVILDFDDEKTRIQLGLKQLHAHPWDALGAELKVGDKVKGKVVVLADYGAFIEVAEGVEGLIHVSEMSWSTHLRSAQDFMKIGDEVEAVILTLDRDERKMSLGIKQMTQDPWTDITAKYPVGSKHTGIVRNFTNFGIFVELEEGIDGLVYISDLSWTKKIKHPSEFVNVGDKLDVVVLELDVEGRKLSLGHKQTTANPWDKYEDAFAVGTVHNGTIAEIVDKGATVEFGDDIVAFIPTRHLEKEDGKKLKKGDTADFKVIEFNKEFKRVVASHTAIFREEEEKNVKTVAENTSAPAQTSTLGDNNDILAELKAKMEKGGK from the coding sequence ATGTCTGAAATTAACAAAACACAAGAAGAGTTTTTAGCGAATTTTAACTGGCATAACTATGCAGAAGGTATTGACCAAGTAGACGAGAAAAACTTACAAGAATTTGAAGATCTAGTAACTAAAACTTTCATCTCAACTGGAGAAGAAGAAGTAGTAGAAGGAGTTGTTGTAAGAATTACTGATAGAGATGCTATCGTTGATATCAACGCTAAATCTGAAGGTGTTATTTCTTTAAACGAATTCCGCTACAATCCTAACTTAAAAGTTGGTGATAAAGTTGAAGTTTTAATCGACGTTCGCGAAGATAAAACAGGTCAATTGGTATTATCTCACAGAAAAGCTAGAACTATCAAAGCTTGGGATAGAGTTATCGCTGCTAACGAAACAGGAGAAATCGTTAATGGTTTCGTAAAATGTAGAACTAAAGGTGGTATGATCGTTGACGTATTCGGAATCGAAGCATTCTTACCAGGTTCTCAAATTGATGTAAAACCAATCCGTGATTACGATCAATATGTGAACAAAACTATGGAATTCAAAGTAGTTAAAATTAACCACGAATTCAAAAATGTAGTTGTATCTCACAAAGCGCTTATCGAAGCTGATATCGAAGTACAGAAAAAAGAAATTATTGGTCAATTAGAAAAAGGACAAGTATTAGAAGGTGTTGTTAAAAACATTACTTCTTACGGTGTATTTATTGACTTAGGAGGTGTAGATGGATTAATCCACATCACTGACTTATCTTGGTCAAGAATCAACCACCCATCTGAAGTTCTTGAGTTAGACCAAAAATTAAACGTTGTAATCCTTGATTTCGATGATGAGAAAACAAGAATTCAATTAGGTTTAAAACAATTACACGCTCATCCATGGGATGCTTTAGGAGCTGAATTAAAAGTTGGTGATAAAGTAAAAGGTAAAGTTGTTGTTTTAGCTGATTACGGTGCTTTCATCGAAGTTGCTGAAGGTGTTGAAGGTTTAATCCACGTTTCTGAAATGTCTTGGTCTACTCACTTAAGATCAGCTCAAGATTTCATGAAAATTGGTGATGAGGTAGAGGCAGTTATCTTAACTCTTGATAGAGATGAAAGAAAAATGTCTTTAGGTATCAAACAAATGACACAAGATCCATGGACGGATATCACTGCTAAATACCCAGTAGGTTCTAAACACACTGGAATCGTTAGAAACTTTACTAACTTCGGAATTTTCGTAGAGTTAGAAGAAGGTATCGACGGTTTAGTATATATCTCTGATTTGTCTTGGACTAAGAAAATCAAACACCCATCTGAATTTGTAAATGTAGGTGATAAATTAGACGTAGTTGTTTTAGAATTAGACGTTGAAGGTCGTAAATTATCTTTAGGTCACAAACAAACTACTGCTAATCCTTGGGATAAATACGAAGATGCATTCGCTGTTGGAACTGTTCACAACGGAACTATCGCTGAAATCGTTGACAAAGGAGCTACTGTAGAATTTGGTGACGATATCGTTGCTTTCATTCCTACACGTCACTTAGAAAAAGAAGACGGTAAAAAATTGAAAAAAGGAGATACTGCTGACTTTAAAGTTATTGAGTTCAATAAAGAATTCAAAAGAGTAGTAGCTTCTCATACAGCTATCTTCAGAGAAGAAGAAGAGAAAAACGTTAAAACTGTAGCAGAAAACACTTCAGCTCCAGCTCAAACATCGACTTTAGGTGATAACAACGATATTCTTGCTGAATTAAAAGCTAAAATGGAAAAAGGAGGTAAATAA